ATCAATAGTATTATCAAGTAAACTTCCGGGTGGTTTTTTGTTATACTGTTTGCGATTTCCTTAATAAGGACAGTTTTTCCTGTGCGGGGCGGGGCGACAATCAAACCACGCTGTCCTTTGCCTATTGGTGTTACCAGGTCCATTATTCTCATCTCTGTCTCATTTTTATTTGCTTCCAACAAGAGACGTTCGTCAGGATGGAGTGGTGTTAAGTCATCAAAAACACACATTTCATTTAAGAGGTCAGGGTTTTCATAGTTTATAGCTTCTACTCTGAGGAGGGCAAAATATCTTTCATTTTCTTTAGGAGGGCGTATTTGCCCTGAAACAGTGGCACCCGTTCTTATCCCAAACCGTCTTATTTGTGATGGAGATATATATATATCATCGGGACATGGTAAGTAATTGTAGTCCGGAGAGCGTAAAAAACCAAAACCTTCCGGTAGTACCTCAACTACTCCCTCTCCATACATAAGGCCATTCTGGTTTACTCGTTCCTTAAGTATTTTAAATATTAATTCCTGCTTTTTAAGGCCGGAATACTCCTTTATGCCTTCTTTTTTCGCAGTATCCTGAAGCGATTTTATTGTCATTTTTTGTAATGAGGTGATATGCATATCACCTTTTTTTATTTCTTCATATTTTTCATTTGTATTTTTATCTACGACGGGTGTGCTGGCTTTCTTAACTGCCTTGGTCGCTTTCGTAGTCTTTGTTGTTTTTGTTGAAGCTGTCTTAGTCGAAACCATGTTATTCTCCAAATTACTTTTTTGTTATAAATTGACACCAGAAATCTTTAACTTGATTTAATGTATCCTCTTTTGAATTGTTATTATTTATGATAATATCCGCAAGTTCCCTTTTTTGGGGTATTAAGCCTTGGAACTTTTCTCTCTTTGCTATTTCATCTAATGGCCACTTACGGCTGTACCGGACTCTTGACTCACATCTGTTTTTCTCAGTATCTGCAAACAAAATTATGTCACAGATATCTATTAAGTTTGATTCAACTAATAGTGCGGCATCTAATACAATAGCCTCTGTTGCTGTTTCAATCTGAAGTTCGGCAATTCTATTTTTAATTTTTTCTACTACCTTAGGATGTATTATTTTATTTAAAGCAGAGACCTCATCCTTGTCTGCAAATACGATTTCTGCTAACATGCGTCTTTCGATCTTGCCATCACTGTTCAGTATATGGTTTCCCCATCTTTTCGTGATCTTATCTGTAATGTCTCTGGTATTAATGAGATTATGGCAAATTTTGTCGGCATCAATAATATCAGCACCCAATGTGCCCAGCATTTCAGCGATTGTACTCTTTCCACTAGCTATACCACCAGTAATACCTATTACATTAACATGTCGCTTCATTCAGTTGCTATCATGATTATCAGCAAGAAAGGAGTTAAATCCATATGCAGTAAACAGTTCATTAAGTTTATTATTATTAAAATTTGTGAATCGGCACGATTCGAGGCGGAAATCGATAGGGACTTCTGTATTAATAGTTGCCAGACGCATTGATAATCTCGCCAATTCAGCATATTTCAATAAGTTTTCCTGTTTTTTCTTGCCTTTTATCCTGTCAATATTTGATAATACGTTATCGAGTGACTTCCATTCTCTAATAAGATTTAAAGCTGTCTTAAGTCCGATACCGGGAATACCGGGTATGTTGTCGCTTGAGTCTCCACTGAGAGCAAGAACATCAATAAAGTTTTTGGGCTCAATTCCCATTTCGTTTCGTATCTTATCGATATCCCTTATCTCCTTCTTTCTGGGATTGAAAACCTTTATATGTTTGTCCACTAACTGGTCCATGTCTTTATCTGTTGTTATAATTGTGCATTCTATATTTTCCATAGACACTTTCTTTGAAATAGTTCCAATTATATCGTCTGCCTCAAAACCTTTTATCGCAAAAATTGGTATATTGTAAGCTCTTATTAAATCGAACATTAGAGGTATCTGCGACGCCAGATCATCAGGTGTAGGTTTTCTATGCTCTTTATATTTTGCATATTCTAAATGCCTGAATGTAGGTCCTTTTGAATCAAAAGCGATTGCCATATAATATGGCTTGTCCTCTTTTACAATTTTACGTAACATCCTGGTAAATCCATACACCGCATTTATTGGTTGTCCAGAAGGAGTTGTTAAACCGATTATTGCATAGTATGCCTGATATAGTTGAGAATGTCCGTCAATAATAAAGAAATTTTTCGACACTTTTGGATATATATTTATAATGGAATTGTCTGTCGGTTCTAATACATTTTCACGTTTTAGGCAATAAGCAAGTGTTAGAGAGGTCTTTTGCAAGAAAAGGTTTCAGGTGATCTTTGTATATACTTTCAATAAATTTTTGTTAAATATGCAGAATTTTACTGATTATTTAAGTTTCCGGAGTTCACTGCGAATTTGAATGTTACAACAAGTATAATTGAAACCCAGGAGCTTGCTATTTCATTTCACAAGTGTGGCGCCAAGAAATGTTGAATACCTAACTAGATGGAAAATAGAGGTAATTCATGAATATTAGTTGTGTTTATCGTATTTGTCAAGCACTTTTTTTAATTTTCTCATAATAAGAGTTTCTGTTTTATCTCTAAATACAGTTATATGTTGTGAGTATTCATGTAAAAAACGGTGATAGATAATAGAGTTATAAATAATTAAAGTTTGTCTCTGTTCTTCTTATAATTATTTATGTAGCTTCTATTATGAACTAAATATGAACTGAAAAAAGTGATATTAAGAGCAAGAAATAACAGGCTCCGCTATTGCCGTGAGAAGAGTTTTTTCGTCAACCCTTTTTCAAGGTGGGCACTCTTTGTTAACCAATCTCCACGTTAAGCAAAGATTAAAGTCAGCAAAATAAAGCTCCCGATAGGACGTTTGTAGGTTTAAAAAAATTTCCTTCTAGCACGAACATAGCAGAGCCGCTTTCACACGACTTATATCAAATGTGATAATTTAATTCAAGCATATTCTTGACGCTTAATATGTAAGTCTTTGATATAGTTTCTCTTGACAGAGTTATTTGGTGGAAGTAGTATTGTGATGCTATGAAATTAGGTGCGAGTTATTTTGGAAACAGGACATTAAAGCATGTCGAAAAAGATATGGAGAAAATGATACAGGATGGGTGTAATCTTGTTATTCATACAATGAGTGAACACGATATCACTTATCATGCTGAAACCATGATTGATATTGTTCGGATGAGTAAAAATGTCGGGCTGGAGGTGTTCATGGACCCATGGGGGATTGGTAGGGTTTTTGGCGGTGAATCATTTTCAGCATTTGTAAAACTATTTCCGGAAGCAAGGCAGAAGTTGAGTTTTACGGAAGGTGACATTAATGTAAACAAGGCATGCATTAATTCAAGAACATTTAGAGATAAGATGTCTCAATGGATTGATCTTGCGGCAAGCACTGGCGCAGATGGTGTATTCTGGGATGAACCGCATCTCTTTTATGGAGAGTTTACTGAGTTGTTTGGTAAAACAAGAAAAATCTGGGGATGTACATGCCTCACATGTAAAGATATTTATAAGAACAGTTTCGGTTATGAAATGCCCCGGGAGTTTACGAATGATGTAATGGAATTCAGACAGGAAACCATATTAAATTTTTTAGAGTTTTTATCAGACCACTCTTCAAGTAAAGGACTTAAAAATGCAGTTTGTCTCTTTCCATTCAGTGAACCTAAATATGGTATATATGAGTGGGAGAAAATAGTTAAACTGAAGAATATAGATATATTTGGGAGTGATCCATACTGGATTTCATATAATAAACCCGTTGGTGAGTTTGTGGAGAAGGTGTCCAGAGAAGTCGTGCGTTTATGCGAAAAGTACCATAAGGAACCTCAAATTTGGATACAGGGATACAGAGTTCCTCTAGGGCAGGAAGAAGAGGTTTCTACCGCTATTAAAGCGGCTTTCAATTCAGGTGTAAGAAATATCGCGACATGGTGCTTTGAGGGAGGGGCATGTATGTCATATGTTGCATCTGACCGACCTGAAATGGTTTGGGGTAATATCAGCAAAGAATATAAGGCATTACGCAAAGTGCCTGAAGTTTGAAGTGCTGAAATGGTTAAAGTTAAGAAGCTCTTCTGCTTTATAGCTTTGGCTTTTTTAAAATATTAAGATACAACTATGAATACAAAAATAGAAAAAATCGCAAAGGGTATATTACAAGGAAAAGAGATAACATATGAAAAAGCTTCTTATTTGTTTGAGTTAAGAGGGCTTGATACTTATGACTTATTGTATTGGGCAAATCGTATACGCTATAGTTCATTTAAAAATGTTGTCAGTTTATGCTCGATAATTAGCGCAAGGCAGGGAAGTTGTTCGGAAGACTGCAGGTTTTGCTCTCAATCCAGTCGATACAAGACGGATATATCAAGTTTTCCATTAATTGAAAAAGAAAAAATCGCGGAGGCTGTAGAAAAAGGAAAGGAGTATAAATCGGATTGCGTAGGTGTGGTGACTAGTGGATACAGCTTGCAGGCGAGTGACAATTTTAACAAAATATGTGATGAAGCGTCTGCATTGGCTAAAAAAGATGGTCCACCTGTTCACACTTCAATAGGTATGATTACGAATGAAATGGCGGAGAAACTGGTCTCAAGTGGTGTAGAGATGATTAATCATAACCTGGAAACATCTGAGGACTACTATTCAAACATATGTACAACACATACCTATAATGATAGAGTAGAGACAATTAAGATTGCAAAGCGTGCTGGCTTGAAGATTTGCAGTGGCGGTATTTTCGGGGTCGGGGAGAGTGTTGCGGATAGATTAAACCTGGCTTTCAAACTGAAGGAGCTTGATGTCGATGCAATACCCATGAATTTTCTCAGTCCTGTTAAAGGCACGCCTTTGTCTGCGGAAAACTCATTGGAGCCTATGGATATATTGAAAATAATAGCCGTATATCGTTTCGTATTTCCGGATAAAGAAATTAAGGTTGCAGGGGGAAGAGAAGAAAATCTCCGTGATGTACAGAGTTGGATGTTTTATGCGGGAGCAAATAGCACGATGATTGGCGATTATCTTACTACAAGGGGGAAACTGCCGGAGGACGATTTGCAGATGATAAGAGATTTGGGGATGAATTATAAAATGGGAGAGATGCAAAACCATTGAATTACGATGTTGTTGGATTAGGGCAATGCTGTATTGATTATCTAGGGGTTGTAGAACAATATCCAGGTATTAATGAGAAGGAAGAGGTAAATGATCTCACTGTTCAGGGCGGGGGGCCGGTAGCAACTGCAATGGTTACGTTGTCCAGGCTTGGAGCTTCTACTACTTTTATTGGAAAGATATCTGATGACTATTTTGGTAGCTTGATTAAAGACAGCTTAACAAGCGAATTTGTCAATATTGATCACATTATTGTAGAGAAAGACAAAAGATCTCAATTTGCTTTTATCGTAATAGAAAAGGAGACAGGCAAAAGGACTGTTTTGTGGTCCAGGGCGACGGTAACACCTTTAAGGTTAGAAGAGATAAACAGAGGTGTGATCAATACCGCAAAAGTATTACTTCTGGATGGACTTATGAAAGAAAGTTCAATGGCTGCCGCTGAATATGCAAGGGAAGCAGGGGTAACAATTGTTGTTGATGCTGGTAGTATGAGAGAAGGAACATTAGCGCTTGTAAACTTGTCCGATTACTTTATCGCATCAGAAGATTTTGCAAGACAATTTTCCCATGATAATGATCCAAAAGTTGCCGCAATGGAGTTAATAGGACTTGGTGCAAAAATAGTAATAGTGACACTTGGCGAAAAAGGAAGTATTTCTGTCACTTCAGAAGAGTGTTTTTATCAACCGGCATTCAATGTAAGGGCTGTCGATACGACCGGATGTGGAGATGTGTTCCATGGTGCTTTTATTTTTGGGTTACTGCAAAAGTGGGATTTAAACGAAACAATAAGATTTGCCTCTGCCACTGCCGCTCTTAAATGCAGTGAGATTGGAGGTAGAACTGCTATTCCTGACCTCAGGGAAGTGGAGGTATTTCTGGAGAATGACAACGATAATTGGCCAACAAGTTTGGAAAATGTTTCTTGATTCTCTTCTTGAGAAGGAGGGGAAAGCGGTGGTCATGAATCTATAAGTTTTTATCAGCTTTCTGGATAATTACTGATAATATTCCTTAATGATAAGATTAATGTCTGAGAACTCAAAAAAACAATCCGCAGTATTATCAAAGAAGTACTCTTTGCAAAAACATATATCAACTCTTTTGGGTTTAGCAATAGCGCTGACCTACTTACTCTTCATGGTTTTTTTCGGATCAAAAGTCTTAAAACATCTCATTTCGTTAATAACAGTGAATGAATATCTATTAATAGCTCTATATATATCAGTATTTATTATCATCATTGATATTGTAACTGTTCCTTTAAGTTTCTATGGGGGTTTTGTTCTTGAACATATGTATAAATTATCAAATCAGAAAATTTCAGGATGGTTCAAGGATGAGTTAAAAAAGTTTTTGATATCACTGCCACTTATTATAGTTATGGTTGAGATAATGTATATATTTCTCAGGAATTTTCCGGATACGTGGTGGATTTATATTACCATGATCTGGATTTTTTTCTCATTGATTATGGCTAAACTTGCTCCTGTTCTTATCTTTCCACTATTCTATAAAAGTGTGCCTTTAGATAATAAAGAAGTTAAAGAAGGATTGCAGTCACTTGCAGAAGGTACCGGTATTAATATTGAGGGAGTTTATAAAATCAATTTGAGTAAAGATACAAAGAAGGCTAATGCTGCCCTTGCCGGTATGGGAAGTACCAGAAGGGTGCTTCTGGGAGATACACTGTTAGATTCATATTCACCTGCTGAAATAAAATCAGTGTTTGCTCACGAGTTAGGTCATCACATATACCATCACATATGGAAAATGTTAGCCATTGGTACTATATCAGGCTGCTTGGGGTTTGCGTTTTGTCACTTAGTGCTGTCAAAAGTGATAATAGTTTTGGGGTATCAGAATATACACGATATCGCTGCGTTTCCAATCGTCTGTATGTCCCTGGCAGTTTCTGCCTTTCTGTTTTTACCAATTCAAAATGCTTTCAGCCGGAGGTTTGAAAGGGCGTGTGACAGATATGCGATTGAGCAAACCAATGACCCGGAAGCATTCATTTCCGCTATGGATAAACTGGCAGAACAGAATCTGGCAGACAGAAGCCCAAACAGGTTTGTAGAATTATTGTTTTACAGCCATCCGCCAATATCAAAACGCATTGAGATGGCAAAAAGATGAGTTTTGCAATAGATGACGAAGAGGATATATGTAACATTCTGGATCAGTTTTCACTAAAGATGGTCACACGGTTAAGAGTATTACAAGTAGTACTAAGGCCATCAAATTAATACAGAGTGAAGGAATAATCGGAAAGTTCATGATAAAAGTAATAGAGAGCTGAATGTAGATTTTGTTGTTAAAAAACCTTTTGATTTAAAAAAATTATCATGGCATATACATAAGTTGTTCGGTAATGCATGATTAAGGAGCTAAGCTATGTCAAAGAAAAAGATTCTGGCGGTTGACGACGAGCCAAACCTGACCCATTCACTCAGAAGAACACTTACGGCAACAGGGAAATATGAAGTAAGGGAAGAAAACTCGGGGGCATGTGCGTATAAATCCGCTCTGGAATTTCAACCGGACATAATCATACTTGATGTAATGATGCCTGGTATTGGTGGAGGTGCGATTGCTGAAAAGATCCAGGATAATGATAATTTAAAACATATTCCTATAGTGTTTTTAACCGGTATATTAGAACAACAAGAAGTGGAATCTACCGGCAGCAATATTAGTTGTCACACGTTTTTGGCTAAGCCAGTTAACCCTGATGATCTGA
Above is a genomic segment from Candidatus Scalindua japonica containing:
- a CDS encoding 5'-3' exonuclease, translated to MQKTSLTLAYCLKRENVLEPTDNSIINIYPKVSKNFFIIDGHSQLYQAYYAIIGLTTPSGQPINAVYGFTRMLRKIVKEDKPYYMAIAFDSKGPTFRHLEYAKYKEHRKPTPDDLASQIPLMFDLIRAYNIPIFAIKGFEADDIIGTISKKVSMENIECTIITTDKDMDQLVDKHIKVFNPRKKEIRDIDKIRNEMGIEPKNFIDVLALSGDSSDNIPGIPGIGLKTALNLIREWKSLDNVLSNIDRIKGKKKQENLLKYAELARLSMRLATINTEVPIDFRLESCRFTNFNNNKLNELFTAYGFNSFLADNHDSN
- a CDS encoding response regulator; translated protein: MSKKKILAVDDEPNLTHSLRRTLTATGKYEVREENSGACAYKSALEFQPDIIILDVMMPGIGGGAIAEKIQDNDNLKHIPIVFLTGILEQQEVESTGSNISCHTFLAKPVNPDDLITCIEKKLGK
- the coaE gene encoding dephospho-CoA kinase (Dephospho-CoA kinase (CoaE) performs the final step in coenzyme A biosynthesis.), whose translation is MKRHVNVIGITGGIASGKSTIAEMLGTLGADIIDADKICHNLINTRDITDKITKRWGNHILNSDGKIERRMLAEIVFADKDEVSALNKIIHPKVVEKIKNRIAELQIETATEAIVLDAALLVESNLIDICDIILFADTEKNRCESRVRYSRKWPLDEIAKREKFQGLIPQKRELADIIINNNNSKEDTLNQVKDFWCQFITKK
- a CDS encoding M48 family metallopeptidase, producing the protein MSENSKKQSAVLSKKYSLQKHISTLLGLAIALTYLLFMVFFGSKVLKHLISLITVNEYLLIALYISVFIIIIDIVTVPLSFYGGFVLEHMYKLSNQKISGWFKDELKKFLISLPLIIVMVEIMYIFLRNFPDTWWIYITMIWIFFSLIMAKLAPVLIFPLFYKSVPLDNKEVKEGLQSLAEGTGINIEGVYKINLSKDTKKANAALAGMGSTRRVLLGDTLLDSYSPAEIKSVFAHELGHHIYHHIWKMLAIGTISGCLGFAFCHLVLSKVIIVLGYQNIHDIAAFPIVCMSLAVSAFLFLPIQNAFSRRFERACDRYAIEQTNDPEAFISAMDKLAEQNLADRSPNRFVELLFYSHPPISKRIEMAKR
- a CDS encoding carbohydrate kinase family protein, producing MNYDVVGLGQCCIDYLGVVEQYPGINEKEEVNDLTVQGGGPVATAMVTLSRLGASTTFIGKISDDYFGSLIKDSLTSEFVNIDHIIVEKDKRSQFAFIVIEKETGKRTVLWSRATVTPLRLEEINRGVINTAKVLLLDGLMKESSMAAAEYAREAGVTIVVDAGSMREGTLALVNLSDYFIASEDFARQFSHDNDPKVAAMELIGLGAKIVIVTLGEKGSISVTSEECFYQPAFNVRAVDTTGCGDVFHGAFIFGLLQKWDLNETIRFASATAALKCSEIGGRTAIPDLREVEVFLENDNDNWPTSLENVS
- the bioB gene encoding biotin synthase BioB, encoding MNTKIEKIAKGILQGKEITYEKASYLFELRGLDTYDLLYWANRIRYSSFKNVVSLCSIISARQGSCSEDCRFCSQSSRYKTDISSFPLIEKEKIAEAVEKGKEYKSDCVGVVTSGYSLQASDNFNKICDEASALAKKDGPPVHTSIGMITNEMAEKLVSSGVEMINHNLETSEDYYSNICTTHTYNDRVETIKIAKRAGLKICSGGIFGVGESVADRLNLAFKLKELDVDAIPMNFLSPVKGTPLSAENSLEPMDILKIIAVYRFVFPDKEIKVAGGREENLRDVQSWMFYAGANSTMIGDYLTTRGKLPEDDLQMIRDLGMNYKMGEMQNH
- the rho gene encoding transcription termination factor Rho, giving the protein MVSTKTASTKTTKTTKATKAVKKASTPVVDKNTNEKYEEIKKGDMHITSLQKMTIKSLQDTAKKEGIKEYSGLKKQELIFKILKERVNQNGLMYGEGVVEVLPEGFGFLRSPDYNYLPCPDDIYISPSQIRRFGIRTGATVSGQIRPPKENERYFALLRVEAINYENPDLLNEMCVFDDLTPLHPDERLLLEANKNETEMRIMDLVTPIGKGQRGLIVAPPRTGKTVLIKEIANSITKNHPEVYLIILLIDERPEEVTEMDRAVDAEVIGSTFDEPASRHVQVAEMVIEKAKRMVEFKKDVVILLDSITRLARAYNTEIPHSGKILSGGVDANALQKPKRFFGAARNIEEGGSLTIIATALIDTGSRMDEVIFEEFKGTGNMELHLDRRLAEKRLFPAIDINRSGTRKEELILDPEELKRVWVLRRVLNEMNPAEVLELLSSKLSKTQTNAEFLMSMNMKR